The following proteins come from a genomic window of Nocardiopsis sp. YSL2:
- a CDS encoding DUF4235 domain-containing protein, translating to MAKKDGGELGPALLGFAAGFAAEFVARKALTFAWTRATGEEPPTDLESPEVSLGRALSWAVMAGVGVEVARVLAVRATRKKVHGSTGLEPELVSD from the coding sequence ATGGCTAAGAAGGACGGCGGTGAACTCGGTCCCGCACTTCTCGGCTTCGCGGCGGGGTTCGCGGCGGAGTTCGTGGCGCGCAAGGCCCTGACCTTCGCCTGGACGCGCGCCACCGGGGAGGAGCCCCCGACGGACCTGGAGTCCCCCGAGGTGAGTCTCGGTCGCGCTCTGAGCTGGGCCGTGATGGCGGGCGTGGGCGTGGAGGTGGCGCGGGTGCTGGCCGTACGCGCCACCCGGAAGAAGGTGCACGGCTCGACCGGCCTGGAGCCGGAGCTCGTATCCGACTGA
- a CDS encoding DUF4193 domain-containing protein codes for MATDYDSPRKTDEDINEDSLQELQARRVDKGTGTIDVDPDEANEGLELPGADLSGEELAVRVLPRQADEFTCSRCFLVHHRSQLAEQRAGQLVCKECA; via the coding sequence ATGGCCACCGACTACGACAGCCCGCGCAAGACTGACGAGGACATCAACGAGGACAGCCTCCAGGAGCTGCAGGCGCGGCGCGTGGACAAGGGCACCGGCACGATCGACGTCGACCCCGACGAGGCCAACGAAGGGCTCGAACTGCCCGGAGCGGACCTGTCCGGCGAGGAGCTCGCGGTCCGCGTGCTCCCGCGTCAGGCCGACGAGTTCACCTGCTCGCGCTGCTTCCTGGTGCACCACCGCAGTCAGCTCGCCGAACAGCGCGCCGGCCAGCTGGTCTGCAAGGAGTGCGCCTGA